One Drosophila teissieri strain GT53w chromosome X, Prin_Dtei_1.1, whole genome shotgun sequence genomic window, AAATGAGAATCCTGTGAGAAAACAAGGCCATTAAACAATCAATTTGCAGCAGCATTGAATACATCATATATAATACTCTGttattattaagttattattattactatgtTTTCCATTGGCATTTCCTTTGGTCAGTGCCATGTAACTGGAGTACccagatacatatatatgtacatagatacatagatacatgtGTGCCAGCGGGGGCGAGTGGTTaggcaattgcaattgcagctgcaactgctgcacaAATGTGCACACATGGGTGGGCACTCgcttatgcaaatattttgtatgattgaatgaaaacaataactaaataaaaagaatatcACAAAATTAACAACAGCAGCGACCGCAGCAGATAGATGACCATGGTCACCGAAGCAGATGAACAAATAAATGGATGTCCTCATCTGTTTATTTAAACTATGGGTGGCAAAAAGCATTCAGGGCCGACAATTATCCATTAACTTTCATTGACTTGAACTAAAATTCAAATACAATGTAGGTGCACAACTTACACACTaattgtatgtatgtatatataatatatttgaaaCATTGCCAATGTACAGAGAAAATCAAGAGTTGAATTGCCAAAAACTACCATTCTTCTCGACTTTCATGGGAAAGAAGCGGCAGCAGTTTTTGAATCGGTTTCATGCTAATGATCACATGTTTTGTTGCAATCAAGCCCATGGATCTGCGATGGGAAAATTCGTgttgaccaaaaaaaaacagcttGCGTGTGAACCAGCAATGAAAACccaaataaaaaccgaaaaagtgTTTCTTTTGAAATGCACTGCTAGGCAAAAGGGGTTCGGAAAAGATTGCCCAGAATTATCCAGCATCAAGTTGATCTAACAAATATATAACTCTCTCTTGAAATCAATCTTTTCATACTTTGGCACTTGTGATTTGAAATTTCTTGTGCTGTAATCGTCGGACTTGCCACAGCCTTACTAATTGATCCAAAGTTGAAGTTCCAGAGGAGCACGTGCCTCCTAATCACGATCCTCCTACTATCTCACTAACCCCTTTTGGCTTGTGATTCAGATGCACACATTCAGCTGAGATTCACATTGGAAGGGGTACGGAATGTCCGCTCGAGAGTCGAGCAATCCGCCATATAATTGGAATAACTATCATCCGCGATGAGGATCCCCCTCTCCCTCCGCCTGCCCCTCGACgaacataataataatgaaatagtGCAAATAATAAGCGGCAATGGGCGGGGTAATGGCTCTGGCCTGTCcacttttcagcttttcagatttttttttgtcagttTTTCAGCTCGGTTCGGTTCCATCGCGATTACcattcccagttcccagtttgCAGTTCGCAGTCCGCAGTTTCCAGTTCGTCGTCTCCAAGTGCGAACAATTGCACAAGGCACACACAACAGCAACTGTCGCTCGcttattttccaatttaacTCAATAACGCGGACTATGGCTTAATGGCATTTGACGCTGAAAATTTGCGATTTACCCACCCACTATGCCCTACCATCCCGCACATACCCTACAtgccacacacaccacacatcATACACCATACAACATACCCTATACACTACACACTACACACTACACACTATCCACGGTGCTGTGGGCATTTATCATAATTCGAGTAGCTGGATCTGGGATGCTGCGGATGTGGAGAATGGgaatgtggatggggatggggatggggatttGGATGTGGCAGAGTGATTTATGCCAGGGAAATGCTGCCATCTCAAATTGTTTTCGTTTAGCcaaagcaaaagttttgcaaatCGTCGCAGTAATGGGTTAAATCGATTagcttttcacattttccactCGCCAATTGAAAGGCTCCATTAACTTGCATGTGCTTTTAATGTGTAAGAATTAAGATTCTTCTTATTAACAAAGCTGGAGATTTTTTGTGGAAGAACCTAATACATTTCTATACAAAACCAAatcttttaatataaaaagtcTGTAGTAGAAACTGCAAGCTAGGTGATATTATATCATATCACGTATTATCATACTTATAATATATCTCTTTTGATTTCAGGTTCCCACACTGCAAAGTGACCGAAAATGATGAAAGATGTGTGTAATATTTCATAATGTCGAAACGGAGATCACAAAAGATCAGGGGGGCAAGTTACGGGGAGATTACTGTAGCTGGCGGTAAAAACCAGTAGGTAaaattgcaacaacaacaacaacgacgacttTAGCAACAAGATCAGTCGCTCTGAAAAAGATTTTCACCATCTGACCGTTGAGACCCCCCCtttaatgttgttgttgttggtcttTTCAAAGTGTCGTCCACGAaaagttttctctttttttgttgttgtaacttggcagttggcagtttgcagttgttgttgccgctgcctttCTGGCCGATCGGCCAATCTATGTGCTTATATTTTGTTTGCGCCCCATTGCCGCATTTCTTTTCAGTTGCAAATTACTTCAAGTTGTTgcttgctgtttgttgtttgttgtttgctttcaaTCTGGTTTTTGTGGTTGTTCGCTGCTGTCAATAAACTGCAAAAGTTCGTTGTTATTGTCGTCACTGCATCGGTTTTCTATATGctgtatactatatatgtatgtatttatatattaactTTAGCTATACAAACAGGACATTTACATTGGCTTCAGGTCGATTTATCGCTGTTTTCAACGAAAtttccgatttcgattcgcACTATTAGGGCACAGAATTGAactcgaaaaaaaaggagggaaaacaaacaaatcgcgTCACTTTCTGGCGCAGGAATTTTGGTTTGGTTCTGCacttctgattctgattcagattcagatactcGGATGCGGATACTCGGATCGCTGGCTTGGATTTGAGATTTGTGATTTGAGATTTTCGGTTCGTTTGGCGTAATTCTATGCGCTCGCCGCGGTTGTTCAAAATAAACTGACAATTCTTCGCGTTGTCAGTTGAAAATAGCAAAGAAGCAACGCCGCCGCGCAGCAGCCGAAGTGGCACGAATGTCTAGCCGAAGTGGCTTCGGTTGCAACTTGTaatgcacagcgagaaaagaTGGGTACCCTTGGAGAAGAGTTCCCATATTTGCATAAGGTTGATTTATCATTATGCATTATGTACAATGCATTAACTACTTTGCATGCATATAACAATGTAGCACATTCTTTCACCTATGATTTTTTCACTGTGTACTTACTGGTGACAGTTGCAGCAAGTCCCTCGCTCTCCGAGAGCGCAACACACACTGGGCGAATCGGGGAGTACGTGCggccccaaaaccaaaaaaaagagagctGAATAGCGACGCGCGCCGTCTGCATACTTCATGAATGAGATTTATGTTTAGATTTCAGTGTCACGTTTTGATCCACTTTTCGGCCTAATTCatacaaattcaaacaaacaaaagaaacaaaaaacaacaacaatgaaggcaaaaaatacataaaagacAAAAAAGAGCACAACAAACGAAGAGATTTCAACAAATACATAACGAcgggaagtggaagtggtcagcactcatacgccgtgtgtgcAGCTGTTGCATCCGACATGACGTCACGGATTACGCTGCGAACTGCGGATGCCACTCAGCTGTCAGCTGTGAGCTGTCCCTCGATCTCCCAGTTAAGTCCAGCTGAATAGTGATGTATAGtggcagcaaaaatatttatagggtTATGGTAATACAGTTATAAGTTCAATGAACCTTCGCTAATTAAGCAAAAGAGTAAAATAATCATAGTCCAAATGTGGAATTTCCTATCTCCTCGAAATCTCTATGTTTTaagattgcattttaaaatgcttATTTTTGTGAATATTTGCAAACCGCTTGGCTGTTGCAAAACTGCTGAGGATGGCCGTTCCAAAGCGGTTTCGTTTCGAAATTACATAATCAAAATGCAGTCTTCATAATTAGCTGCTTCATTTGGCGGAGACAGCgtgaaagaaaatattgaaaataagcAATCCATTGACTTATCGACACAGATAACAGATGACTTGGCGTTGCGTGATATCAAACTTAGCATAAATGAAAGTCGAGAAAAGAAACTCCAACAACTCTGAAATATATGTGATGAAACCAGCAAACTGGAAAGATATATGTTTCATACATAATAATTGAAGTATTTACAATTAAGTtggtaaaaaaatgtatttataacgATTCAGCCATTCCATTGATGCAATATTTGTATAACTAACGCACtgtgaaaaaataatagcTACTAATATCTTTAAGTGGCTATGCGCTTTTGTTACGCTCTTTTTTTGCGTGAAAAACACATCAGTCTAGTATTTCCGCACagtgcactcaaaaaaaaaagggagatAACTACAAGACTAAGCAAATGAGGCAAGCATAAATGAGCTGTGCTGCATGCGATGGAATCAATCGATTCACTTGTCCTTTCGCAGCTTCTGGCTGGACAACTCGATGGCGTCCAGCCAGAGCTTGAGCTCCTCCGGCTTCTCCGGTCGCTGGGCAGTTTCCGGATAGGTCTTCAGCACCTCCAGCACATTGCAGTTGGTGATGTTCTGCTTGGACATGGCCACCGCGCGCACAAATCCGTCCGCGAGCGTGACGAACTGCTGCTCCAGATAGATGGCCTTGTCGTCCCACCAGATCAGCTTCGTCTGGATCTTGTACGGATGGAAGATGGGTATGGTGCGTCGGTAGCGCACACTGCTGGCTCCCTGGACGGCACCGCCGCGTCGCTCCCGGATGCGCTCGTAGAGTCCGGTGAGGGCGTAGAAATGGAAGCGGGCAAAGTCCAGTTCGCGCAGATAGCGGGCGTTGTTCATGTGCCGGATGAAGATGTCCACGTCCTGCGAGGTGCACAGCCCGTAGATCGTCGTCGTGTCCGTGACCTTGCGCTTCCGCTGGAACAGCCGGCCGGCGAACACGGTGAATACGCAGCGGATGAAGTAGTTGACATCCCAGATCACGTACAGGATCAGCAAAATCACCAGAAAAGACATCGCGTTATATCTATGTAGTTGGCACTGCAAAGATGAGGGGCGAAAACTCGTTAGTGACAGCGAAAGTTGTTGCTACATGGAAAGCTATTTGTATCTTTTGATGGGAAccaaaataatattacaaaaattgaaaaaatctTAAGAAATAgatagaaaaagaaagaaagttgCTAGTTACTAGAagcatttgtatatttattgaatatattttaagtaaaatatttcTCTAAGTACATCAGACTTTGGCGCTGATTTAGCGGATCGCCAAAGTCCGTCGCCGTGAAAGTCAATCGTATTGGCTGACCCCTGCGCCAAGCATCTGGTTATACATATACTTACATTTGCAGTGGATCGTTAAGCTCGGCCAAGCTCGCCAGCAACTGAGAGCGGTACGAGCGGGAAAGCGGTACGGGCGGAGCAACACAACCGTTGGGGAAGCAAGGCCACGGTCGACTGAAGACCGGAGATTGTAGACTGTAGACTGCAGACTGTAGACTGAAGACTGTAGACTGAAGACTGTAGACAGCCGATACGAAAAGAGCGAAGACGACGCAATGCCGAAGCAGAAGAAAGCAATCCGTCGAAAGTTAACCAACGCCAGCTGGTTAGCTGTGATGGCAACTATAATATTACTTGGGTTTTCAGCTATAATTTattaagtgtgtgtgtaaaagcaaacatataaataaaagcaaaacgcATTACAAAAACAATATATGGGCTAAAACATCTCCAATTATATGTGTACATAGAACTCGGGTTTGTTGTCACGCTTTTTGTATTCGAAAACTTGATGATAGCCAGAAAAAATCCCCCTGAACAACACTGAATGCAAGCGGTGAAAAAGCGATAGTGAAAAGACAATGCAATAACCAGAAAAAAAATGCTGATAACTTGGCTATTTTCGAGTTGAGTTCCGTAGCATGTAATTAAAAAGAACCATTACAGTCTATTACTTTTGAACCCCACACAAAACACTTGCTAACgaggcgtatacgcaatttaGGCGTTTTATAAAATGTTGCCAAGTAATACGGATGTTTTACAAGCAAAGCTTTTAGAGTaaacaatataattaactAGTGCAAATAATCTAACTTGTTACTTCTGTAATACCCATTTATACTGCTGTGACCCGAAGACTGATGTCACTTGTCGACAGGTCTTGAGACTTAACCGCAAAACAGCGTAGTAGCGTATTAGCTGGGCAAAATAGGTATTTTAGCTGCTTTTCTCAAATAGTTATGGTCAACACTGGAACGACCGCCTTTACATGCCCACCTTCGCATGTTTTCCCCGTATTTCTTGGCTCACCTGTACAGATAATTCCATCTTGCCTAAGCAATCGATTGCTTTCGATTCCAACCGCCGGCCGTTCGCCGATGTGTGGGAATCTCTGGTGTGGCGTAATAGGCAAATTCACAGGTaaacacttaaaaatatatatataactgcTATCCGATCGGTGCAAACACTAGCCCTTGAACGCGGCAAATTACCCGAATCGACAAGTTTCGAGTGACCGCTGCTGAAAGTTCAAGATGGGGCCTACTCACAAGTCATAAGGTGATGTGGAATCGAAAGACAATATTTACCAATGGGTTTTAGCACGGCTTAATCGTAAGTGTAAGCAAGATTACCCATTTACCCATAACTCGTGCACCAATAGCACTGCATTGGTGGCAAAGTGTAGCCTGCTTTTAGGCGCCTAAGCAAAGGACCAAGAAAATCATTTAGTTGCGTCTTTTTTCACATTAGTTTGTTCATTTACTAAACAATCATTGTACATCATAGCTTACACACTGTGGACTACCAAGGAGTTTTGTTTGTATCTTTAGTTCATTGTTCGGgggtgggggcgtggctctgATCTCTGGTTAATTATACAATACATTAGTTAAGGCCAAAAAGAGGGCGGgtatttcttatttgttttacAGACCCTTACGTAGCTTACAATACAAACATTTCACGTGCACACTTAGACATTAAACATTAGCACACTTTagcacgcacactcacacacacaagcacgcgagacagaaaaaaaaaagtgtattaATGGGCGTTTCCATTTCCGGTtgcgcatccgcatccgcatccgcttCCGGCGACTCCAAGGATTCCAGTCAGCAGCCGCTGCGTAGATTCTTGCTCGACATGTCATTGTACTCGATCCACTTGGCCAACTCCGGCGGAAGCGAGGGCTTCAGCTTGAGGCAGTGCGCCGTGGtcgcggtgggcgtggcacctgTGACACCTGTGCCCGTCGCCACCCCGCTCGTCGTCCCATGTCCGTTCTCCGCCAACGAAGTGTCCATCGCAGGATTGCTTATACCACCGGCCGGCGGCGAGGGAGCAGCCAGCGAGGGCAACACCGTCGCCCGGAATCCGTTGGAGGAGGTCCTGGGCAGCAGTTCCGACATCACCGCCTCCATGGACACGTCGATCACCCGCTGCCGACAGATGGCGATGCAGTGCACGAACTTGTCCGACGGCCGCACGAATCGGTGCTCCATGAAGAGCGACTGCTCGTCCCAGTAAATAATCTGAAATGGAATGCGATTAAACATAGTTATTAAGACTTAACCCTTTTAAGAGTTTTGTATACTCACCCGCGAAATAATGTTGAAGCGATGAAAGGGGCGGATGAAGCGGCGGTAGCGTATGGTGGCCGCCCCCTGGAAAACGGAACCGCCCATTCCCGTAATGGTGCGGTACAGATTGGTCCGCTCGTAGAAGTCGACGCGGGCGAAGTCCAGCTCGCGGAAGTAGCGAGCGTTGTTCATGTGGTACAGCAAGGTGTCCACGTCGTTGGTGAGGCAGAGTCCTGCAAATATCGAAAGGTGAAAGGATCATCTAATGGTCGTAGTTATTTTTATGGTTTAGCCATAATATCGCTATCGTGCCATGGCAACGTGAAAACGTAAAACCAATAATTGCTTTCAAATGGTAAATAAACTTCAAGCATTCGCCAAGTTAAGccaacactgcgtatgagtgataacCTCTAGAGACAACTTGATGGCACTTAAACGTAATTAGTCTACTCGTTTCAGGAACACTTCAAGAATAAAACTATGCACTCTTACATAACTGCTTTAAAGCTATTTATGCATGTATATTTCCTATAAAGTTAAGCTGGATTAGAGTTCtcttcaattatttataatatataacatatttcatattattgAGTTTAGGGTGTATGCATGAAATATGACTTTCCAGATATTTTATAGGACTAGTCAATGGACTTCTCAACTTTAAAAGGTagatttgattatttattcaGTTTGCATTAAGGACATAGGATCAGGGATAGCTCTCACCGTTAACCGTGGTGGTGTCCAGGATGTGGCAGCGCCTCTTCACAAACCGGGCGAGCAGGACACAGAGGCACATGCGCAGGAAGTAGTGCAGTTCCAGGAGTCCGTAGGCCACGATGATGGCCAGCAGGACGCTCAGCGCCAGGTAGCACAGCTGCTCCATTCCGGCTGGCGGGTTGGCGGAATGGCGGATTGGCAGGCTGACAGATTGGTGGGCGGGCGGACAGGCGCTTAGGGGGCGTGGTCCGTGGAGCTGGTTGGCACTGCAAGTGGAAAGTGGTATGGGGGTTGGggttcatcatcatcatcggctGGCAATCAAATTGTGAAATGATTGCAATCTAATTAGAATGCGGAAGCAGGAAGCCAGGCAAGTGCTCCGGCTAAGGGTTAAGGGTGAGACGTTCGGGGTTCGAGGGTTAAGGTTCCCGGGGGTGGTTTTCTAAGCGCggttcaggttcaggttcaggttcaggttcTGGTCCTCACTAAGCTGGCCAGGATGCTGAACGGAATTAGGTCATGTTTTCACCATCAGGTGATTCAAATCGccagcacacaaacacacacacacacacacacacacagcacaagcaaaaaaaaacaactaaaatgTGGGCTATAATTGTTCCATTCTtctatataaaaaattttttaaaattgattaataGGCATCCCCGAATCGTTTCCGTGtaccagacacacacacacacagagagacaCTCGCGCGCGACCAGGACAACCCCTAATTTGTTGATTCGTCGCTCGATTCATGGCCAGGACATTCGGACGACGGGACACCAGGCCACCCGGCCACTTTCGATACCCACAGCACTGCCCGCCCTCCCGTCAGCCCGTCCCGAAATTTATTTTCGACATTTTCCAATAACAGGAAAAACCACTCGCAGGcgcacacaccgcacacattattaaattacaGGAAGGCACacgaaacaaaaagcgaaacaaaaacgaaaaacgaaaatgctctagaccaaaaaccaaaaggccaaaatgcaaagaaaacaTGCTAGCGAAGCGCCTACCGCAGCGACAACAGCGCACTGAGACTGAAtcgcctttttggccaaatccaaatccgtcCGCTGGCGGAAAGTCCGCCGCAGCCTcagtcgccgccgccgccgacgcCACCTCCGTCGCGGTCGCAGTCAACGCCTGCGCAGCTCCCGCACTCGCCGCTCTCAGCTGACGTCCTCGCAGCTTTCGGCCAGAAAAGCTCCGCTGGCTAAGGGTTGAACCTGTTGCCGGTCCCGGTCCGGTCGCGGTCCCGGTCCATTCCACCCAGCACAAGTATTGGATACCATAGAGCACCCGGGTATACCAGATTCAACGGGACAGATGTGACGGAAGCAGATGGCAGAAGTTATCAACTGGCTGTATacctattacatacttttagtTAACTTTAGTTAACTCAGGGTAAACATAGATCTTTGCGAATATATTCGGCACCTTCATAGGTTtcaaatttgttatatgagATTATAAACAGGggtatattatatttcagcACATGTTTGCTAAAGGCAAGCTAAAAAATGAGCAGTCATTAAAGCCAAAATCGATGAACCTGCACCTAGAATTAGGTGTTAATTATTAATACTCCATAATTAAGCAGAGAATATTATAGGAGAATTCAATGCTTGCATATTCCCAATTAACTATAATTAGGTAGCTGcaattacatatatgtacctaATACACTAATTTGCAAGAAAAAATCCGGATTTCCCCCcaatgcaaaatatatatgattaGATACAGTTTGGTAATAGGACGTTTGTCTGCTGGAATTCcaagtatattttataactaACTAAGCGATAGTAAAGGGTACCGATCACGTCTTTATGGTGTAATATCTCAAGACTGCACAGTGAACTGCACTGCCACACGAACTCAAAGTTCCTTGAGTTGTTCTTTGAGCCAGAAATCAAATGCTACCACTTATTAGCCCGGTCCAAATGGGCAAATAAACTCAGATCAAGTACGTATGGTTCCATGCGAAACGCAAATGCCAAGAATAAGCCCGCTTAGCTGCGATcggaagctgcagctgcagctgaagccGAAGCAGGTGGAGCTCGGGTTACAACTGTCGTAACCTCCATTAACACACCCACACCTCGGTCACTCCTCTTCCACTCTCGGATGCGCAGAGATGGCCTTTGTTCCGCTGACTCGGGTAGAATAgtagaatatatgtatgtacatatgtggcCCACTCGACCGGCAACACAACAAATTAGCTGGCTGTAAACACTAGGAGGGCACTCGTTGGGCAAATACGGGAAGTTTGCacccataaaaataaaaacgatggaaaaacaaggaaaaatcgaagaaactatttaaaagcctgctcaaaaacaaaaaaaaatgggtaaAAAGGTAAAAAGCCAACACATTCGACCACAGGGGCGCAttgattttcagttttctttatttttcagcttaaacaaattgaaaagtccAAGCCAGTTAAGCTTTAAACTAGAATTTTCGttagtttatttgttgttactgcggttggtttttgttgttgggctTTCGATAGGACAAACAAAATTAGACAAAAGTGATTAAAGTCGTAAGTGCTATGTACAAAGTGTGTGGGTCTCCGGTCTCCCTCTCCACTGAACAATTATTGTAGGTACCCAATATTTGTTTCACATCCTTGCcttatcaaatatatatatatcctgTCTCATTTATAGGTATATAACACAAGTTAGCACAACGAACGTTTCCTTTTGGGGCGAAGGATCGATTAGATTAGAGGCATACAACTACGattttgtttatgtatatatgtgtggtGTGTTGGGGTAAATATAACTATAGTTAAATATCTTATACATcaagtatttatatatgtacagtATGCGTTGCCACTTGGCTTTGGGATAAGGATTAGGCTATGGGTAATAGCATGATTAAccgaataacaaaaaaaaagtaaccCAAGATAAATCGTATAAATCTTGACAGCATTTGGAGAGCCATCCGCGGTACATAGACTAAGGTCTAAAAAGCATGACACGGGCTATCCTCTTCCTCTATCTCTACCTatccctttctctttctctttctctttttgctCTCCATCTCGCTCTGTCTCCTGCACTCCTGCTCAACGTTATCTGGTTCTGGAGTGGATGGTCCACATTGATTAATAAGGCATACAAAACACACAGAATTCGACTCGCCACTTGGTCAACACATAACTAACTCTCCGGCCGATCATCTCTTACAAAACTAGTCCTAGTCTGATCATCGCTAAACTCCAGTACCTTCGCATCTTTTCCATTCTTAACTTTATATCTTTATATCAGTTGTATCCTAAACTTTCCGACGAATCCCTTTTCCCGAGGTCATTCAATGGCAGGGCAGCAGAGCCACAAAACCACATTACATCAGCATCAGCTGCTCCATTCCAAATGTGCTCCATACTTAGTTGGCCTTCACACGGCACATCTCCTCGCGGTCGCAGTGGTCCACGCTCTTGGCGTAAATGCGACGCAGCGTGGCCAGCGGACAGAGATCCTTGTCCTGCGGGCAGCCGGGCAGGCGCACCACTCGCTCCTGATGCAGCACCAGGACTTGCGGCTTCTCCTCGTCGCAACTGCAGGGAAGGATAAGCTATTAGATATCTTACATTCGGCTTATATCGCGCACAACTTACTCGTAACGTAGGAAGGCCAAGTTGGTCGCGAACGCGTCGATCTGGCTTGTGCGCCAAAGACGCTCGCTGGCAAAGTGCTTGTGCGTCAGCGGCTTTTTGTCCCGGGCCAATCCCAGGTGGGCCAGCAATTTGAGAAGCGTACCCGAGTGCGTGAAGTACAACGTGGCGTTGGCCCGTCGCTGCTGTTTCTCCTCAGAGGAACTGCAACATACATTTGAATTATTGTTAAAAAAGATGAAGAATTAAAACAAGATATTCCTAATCTGGCAGATTAGTTGAGAACGAACAGTGCTTTAgattaaagtatatatatatattaaaaccaGATTCCACTGGAATTTGCATTCTAGACTTGTTTGCCAGCTTGGAAcctttatattaaaattgatGAATTCCAGGCGCACTCACCCAATGGCCGCAAACATATCTGCGATTGCCGGACAGGCAATGCGATGAGTCAGTTCGTAGCCGTATCCATCGTTCCAATAGTATTCCAGATCCTCGAAGAACTCCAGCGCCTCCAAGGCGGCCACGTCGAAGAAGTTACACCACACGGATTCGTATGTTGATCTGGAGCCAGAGGCGCGACGCGGTCGATGCCAGGCGGTTTCGAAAGCGCACACCGTATACATAAGCTGAACGTCCTCCGGCTGAAGATCCGGTAGCCGGGTGCTGCTCCGTACCTGCTCCACTGCCGACTGCATCTGCGGCTCCGCAAGGAACCTGCGTGCGTTGACCAAGGTTTCGGGATTCTTATCGACGTCagttttccacttgccacagCCCTTATAGAACTGCAAAGACAGATGATTACAAATGTTAGTGAAATAAGGCTCCATGATCAGTgttacaaacaaatacaattattttcttatCAAAGTAGCTCCTTCATATTCTTGAAATTCTTGAAATTCTTGctattttcttattaaagaAACTCCAGTCATctcatttttcaaattgttttctacCTGGGGTGGGGCTGTATATGGCCACCATATTGTCCACGAAGCCCACCGCCAGCTGCACTTTGTATGGGTGGAAATACAGCCACGTGGGGTGACCAATTTTGGGCCCAATGAAACCCT contains:
- the LOC122623328 gene encoding protein THEM6: MSFLVILLILYVIWDVNYFIRCVFTVFAGRLFQRKRKVTDTTTIYGLCTSQDVDIFIRHMNNARYLRELDFARFHFYALTGLYERIRERRGGAVQGASSVRYRRTIPIFHPYKIQTKLIWWDDKAIYLEQQFVTLADGFVRAVAMSKQNITNCNVLEVLKTYPETAQRPEKPEELKLWLDAIELSSQKLRKDK
- the LOC122623326 gene encoding protein THEM6, with translation MEQLCYLALSVLLAIIVAYGLLELHYFLRMCLCVLLARFVKRRCHILDTTTVNGLCLTNDVDTLLYHMNNARYFRELDFARVDFYERTNLYRTITGMGGSVFQGAATIRYRRFIRPFHRFNIISRIIYWDEQSLFMEHRFVRPSDKFVHCIAICRQRVIDVSMEAVMSELLPRTSSNGFRATVLPSLAAPSPPAGGISNPAMDTSLAENGHGTTSGVATGTGVTGATPTATTAHCLKLKPSLPPELAKWIEYNDMSSKNLRSGC
- the LOC122625148 gene encoding multiple inositol polyphosphate phosphatase 1 — its product is MLSQFYCLCLLLLLYFFVGVTWAEEGDCRRLKRADIEGRLSTKTPYRAIANYDETPPKYAGCHPTRIWSIIRHGTRNPSESVILQAQNRLSEIKKRILDQPKPPICTAELKKLRQWHWMHLNATEDEKLLVAEGEDELIELAERMQRRFPDILPELYNPEWYYFKYTATQRTLKSAESFATGLFGRHRIHTVRYPPPLHEDPVLRFYKGCGKWKTDVDKNPETLVNARRFLAEPQMQSAVEQVRSSTRLPDLQPEDVQLMYTVCAFETAWHRPRRASGSRSTYESVWCNFFDVAALEALEFFEDLEYYWNDGYGYELTHRIACPAIADMFAAIGSSEEKQQRRANATLYFTHSGTLLKLLAHLGLARDKKPLTHKHFASERLWRTSQIDAFATNLAFLRYDCDEEKPQVLVLHQERVVRLPGCPQDKDLCPLATLRRIYAKSVDHCDREEMCRVKAN